A section of the Clostridium omnivorum genome encodes:
- the rplV gene encoding 50S ribosomal protein L22, whose protein sequence is MEAKAIARYIRMSPMKVGIVLDLIRDKNVNEAFAILQYTPKDAAQVVYKVLKSAVANAENNLNLDVARLYVSEAHVGQGPTLKRYRPHAQGRAFHIKKRTSHITLVVKERA, encoded by the coding sequence ATGGAAGCTAAGGCTATAGCAAGATATATAAGAATGTCACCAATGAAAGTTGGGATAGTTCTTGATTTAATAAGAGATAAGAATGTAAATGAGGCTTTTGCTATATTACAATACACTCCAAAAGATGCGGCTCAAGTTGTATATAAAGTTTTAAAGTCAGCAGTTGCTAATGCTGAAAATAACTTGAATTTAGATGTAGCGAGATTGTATGTAAGTGAAGCACATGTGGGTCAAGGACCAACATTAAAGAGATACAGACCACATGCTCAAGGTAGAGCATTCCATATAAAGAAGAGAACTAGCCACATTACTCTAGTTGTAAAGGAAAGAGCATAA
- the rpsS gene encoding 30S ribosomal protein S19: MSRSIKKGPFVQEALLKKINEMNKAGEKKVVKTWSRSSTIFPQMIGHTIAVHDGRKHVPVYVSEDMVGHKLGEFVLTRTFKGHVDRTEKKSGLR, translated from the coding sequence GTGAGTAGATCAATAAAAAAAGGACCTTTTGTTCAAGAAGCATTACTTAAGAAAATCAACGAAATGAATAAAGCTGGTGAGAAGAAAGTTGTTAAGACTTGGTCAAGAAGCTCAACTATTTTCCCACAAATGATCGGTCATACAATCGCTGTTCATGATGGAAGAAAGCACGTTCCAGTATATGTTAGTGAAGATATGGTTGGACACAAACTAGGTGAATTTGTTCTTACAAGAACATTTAAGGGTCACGTTGACAGAACTGAAAAGAAATCAGGATTAAGATAG
- the rplB gene encoding 50S ribosomal protein L2, whose translation MAVKKFNPTTPSRRNMTMPTFEEVTTNEPEKSLLVDLKKSGGRNNQGKITVRHHGGGAKQKYRIIDFKRNKDGIAAKVATIEYDPNRSAYIALVVYADGEKRYVLAPVGLKVGDVVVSGPDADIKVGNALPIKNIPVGTVIHNVELTAGKGGQLVRSAGASAQLMAKEGDYATLRLPSGEMRMVRIECRATIGTVSNLTHEIVNLGKAGRKRNMGWRPTVRGSVMNPNDHPHGGGEGKSPIGHPGPLTPWGKPALGYKTRKHKKYSDRLIVKKRNAK comes from the coding sequence ATGGCAGTTAAGAAGTTCAATCCTACCACTCCTTCAAGAAGAAATATGACTATGCCAACATTTGAAGAAGTAACTACAAATGAACCAGAGAAGTCTCTTCTTGTTGACTTGAAGAAGTCAGGTGGTAGAAACAATCAAGGTAAAATAACTGTTAGACATCACGGTGGTGGTGCAAAACAAAAATATAGAATAATAGACTTTAAGAGAAATAAGGATGGTATCGCAGCTAAAGTTGCAACTATCGAGTATGATCCAAACAGATCAGCTTATATTGCTCTTGTTGTATATGCAGATGGAGAAAAGAGATATGTATTAGCTCCAGTTGGATTAAAAGTTGGAGACGTAGTTGTATCTGGACCAGATGCTGATATAAAAGTAGGAAATGCTCTTCCAATTAAGAATATACCTGTAGGTACAGTTATTCACAACGTAGAACTTACAGCAGGTAAGGGAGGCCAATTAGTAAGAAGTGCTGGTGCTTCTGCTCAATTAATGGCTAAGGAAGGCGATTATGCTACACTAAGATTACCAAGTGGTGAAATGAGAATGGTAAGAATCGAGTGTAGAGCTACAATAGGAACTGTTTCAAACTTAACTCATGAAATAGTTAACTTAGGTAAGGCTGGAAGAAAGAGAAACATGGGATGGAGACCAACTGTAAGAGGATCTGTAATGAATCCTAATGACCACCCACACGGAGGTGGAGAAGGTAAATCTCCTATCGGACATCCAGGACCACTTACTCCATGGGGTAAACCAGCTCTTGGCTATAAGACAAGAAAGCATAAGAAGTACTCCGATAGATTAATCGTTAAGAAGAGAAACGCAAAATAG
- the rplW gene encoding 50S ribosomal protein L23 has product MKLTNFDIIRRPVITEKSMASMAEKKYTFIVDIHVNKTQVKKAVEEVFGVKVDDVKTMRVIGKTKRVGVHVGKRPDYKKAVVKLTEDSKTIEFFEGM; this is encoded by the coding sequence ATGAAGCTAACTAACTTTGATATAATCAGAAGACCTGTTATAACTGAAAAAAGTATGGCTTCCATGGCAGAAAAGAAATACACCTTCATAGTTGATATTCATGTTAATAAAACTCAAGTAAAGAAAGCTGTAGAAGAAGTTTTCGGAGTTAAAGTTGATGATGTAAAAACTATGAGAGTTATAGGAAAGACTAAAAGAGTGGGCGTACACGTAGGTAAGAGACCTGATTACAAGAAGGCTGTTGTTAAACTAACTGAAGATAGTAAGACAATAGAATTCTTCGAAGGAATGTAA
- the rplD gene encoding 50S ribosomal protein L4 encodes MPTVGLFNKEGQKVGDVQLAESVFAAPINTDAMHQVVVALLANKRQGTQSAKTRAEVSGGGIKPWRQKGTGRARQGSTRSPQWIHGGIVFAPKPRDYRQSIPKTMRRVAMKSALSSKVADNNVIVVESLELSAPKTKEIVAMLNAFEAKKTLIVTAESNENVFKSARNIEGVTVLPVNNLNVYDILKYEKFIVTKDAVSKIEEVYA; translated from the coding sequence ATGCCTACAGTAGGATTATTTAATAAAGAAGGTCAAAAAGTTGGAGATGTTCAATTAGCTGAAAGCGTATTTGCAGCTCCAATAAATACAGATGCAATGCACCAAGTAGTTGTTGCATTACTAGCAAATAAGAGACAAGGAACTCAATCTGCTAAAACTAGAGCAGAAGTTTCTGGTGGTGGAATAAAGCCATGGAGACAAAAGGGAACAGGAAGAGCAAGACAAGGTTCAACTAGATCCCCACAATGGATTCACGGTGGTATAGTATTTGCACCAAAGCCAAGAGACTATAGACAATCAATTCCTAAGACTATGAGAAGAGTTGCAATGAAATCAGCTCTTTCATCAAAAGTTGCAGATAACAATGTAATAGTAGTTGAGAGCTTAGAATTAAGTGCTCCAAAGACTAAGGAAATAGTTGCAATGTTAAATGCTTTTGAAGCAAAGAAAACATTAATTGTTACTGCTGAATCAAATGAAAATGTATTTAAATCAGCAAGAAACATAGAGGGAGTAACTGTACTTCCAGTAAACAACCTAAATGTTTACGACATATTAAAGTATGAAAAGTTCATCGTAACTAAAGATGCTGTATCTAAAATTGAGGAGGTGTATGCATAA
- the rplC gene encoding 50S ribosomal protein L3 translates to MKKAILGKKLGMTQIFDENGKIVPVTVVEAGPCVVVQKKTTEKDGYDAIQVGFGDIREKLVNKPMKGQFAKAGVSLKRFVREFRLENASEFQVGQEIKADVFAAGEKVDVSGISKGKGFQGTIKRWNAHRGPETHGSKFHRAVGSMGGSSDPSRTFKNKKLPGHMGNVNTTVLNLQVVKVMPEKNIILIKGGVPGPNKGFVVIRNTVKA, encoded by the coding sequence ATGAAAAAAGCTATACTAGGCAAAAAGCTAGGTATGACTCAAATATTTGACGAAAACGGAAAGATAGTTCCAGTTACTGTAGTTGAAGCTGGACCATGTGTAGTTGTTCAAAAGAAAACTACAGAGAAAGATGGTTATGACGCAATCCAAGTTGGATTCGGAGATATAAGAGAAAAGTTAGTTAATAAGCCAATGAAAGGACAATTTGCTAAAGCTGGTGTTTCTCTTAAGAGATTCGTAAGAGAATTTAGACTAGAAAATGCAAGTGAATTTCAAGTTGGTCAAGAAATAAAAGCTGACGTTTTCGCTGCAGGTGAAAAAGTTGACGTTTCCGGAATATCCAAAGGTAAGGGATTCCAAGGAACAATAAAGAGATGGAACGCTCACAGAGGACCTGAAACTCACGGTTCCAAGTTCCATAGAGCAGTTGGTTCAATGGGAGGATCATCTGACCCATCAAGAACATTTAAAAACAAGAAGTTACCAGGACATATGGGAAATGTTAATACAACAGTATTAAATCTTCAAGTTGTTAAGGTAATGCCTGAAAAGAACATAATATTAATAAAAGGCGGAGTACCAGGGCCAAACAAAGGTTTCGTTGTAATAAGAAACACTGTTAAAGCTTAA
- the rpsJ gene encoding 30S ribosomal protein S10 produces MAKQKIRIRLKAFDHNILDQSAEKIVETAKSTGAKVAGPVPLPTEKDVITILRAPHKYKDSREQFEIRTHKRLIDIISPSPKTVDALMRLDLPAGVDIEIKL; encoded by the coding sequence ATGGCAAAACAAAAAATTAGAATCAGATTAAAGGCATTTGATCACAACATACTTGATCAATCTGCTGAGAAGATTGTTGAAACTGCTAAGAGTACAGGAGCAAAGGTTGCTGGTCCAGTGCCACTACCAACTGAGAAGGATGTTATAACAATTCTAAGAGCTCCACATAAGTACAAAGATTCAAGAGAGCAGTTCGAAATAAGAACTCACAAGAGACTAATTGATATCATTAGCCCATCACCAAAAACTGTTGATGCTCTAATGAGACTAGACCTGCCAGCAGGTGTTGACATCGAAATAAAACTATAA
- the tuf gene encoding elongation factor Tu codes for MAKAKFERNKPHVNIGTIGHVDHGKTTLTAAITTVLSKKGYAQATNYAEIDKAPEERERGITINTAHVEYQTDNRHYAHVDCPGHADYVKNMITGAAQMDGAILVVSAADGPMPQTREHILLASRVGVDYIVVFLNKADMVDDPELLELVEMEVRELLSEYNFPGDDIPIITGSALKALENPEDAEATKCIAELMDAVDSYIPTPERATDKPFLMPVEDVFTITGRGTVATGRVERGILHVGDEVEVVGLSEEKKKTVVTGVEMFRKLLDEAQAGDNIGALLRGIQRTEIERGQVLSKPGSVHPHKKFVGQVYVLKKEEGGRHTPFFDGYRPQFYFRTTDVTGSIKLPDGMEMVMPGDHIDMNVELITQVAMDEGLRFAIREGGRTVGSGVVTSIIE; via the coding sequence ATGGCAAAGGCAAAATTTGAAAGAAATAAGCCTCACGTAAATATTGGAACAATAGGACACGTAGACCACGGTAAGACAACATTAACAGCAGCAATAACAACAGTATTATCCAAGAAGGGATATGCACAAGCAACAAACTATGCGGAAATAGATAAGGCACCAGAGGAAAGAGAAAGAGGAATCACAATCAACACAGCACACGTTGAATATCAAACAGATAACAGACACTATGCACACGTTGACTGTCCAGGACACGCTGACTATGTTAAGAACATGATAACAGGAGCAGCACAAATGGATGGAGCTATACTAGTTGTATCAGCAGCAGATGGTCCAATGCCACAAACAAGAGAGCACATACTACTAGCATCAAGAGTTGGTGTTGACTATATAGTAGTATTCTTAAATAAGGCAGATATGGTAGACGATCCAGAATTACTAGAATTAGTTGAAATGGAAGTAAGAGAGCTATTAAGCGAGTACAACTTCCCAGGAGATGATATTCCAATAATAACAGGATCAGCACTAAAAGCATTAGAAAATCCAGAAGATGCAGAAGCAACAAAGTGCATAGCTGAATTAATGGATGCAGTAGATAGCTATATACCAACTCCAGAAAGAGCAACAGATAAGCCATTCCTAATGCCAGTAGAAGATGTATTCACAATTACTGGAAGAGGAACAGTTGCAACAGGAAGAGTTGAAAGAGGAATACTTCACGTAGGAGACGAAGTAGAAGTAGTAGGACTAAGTGAAGAAAAGAAGAAGACAGTAGTAACTGGAGTAGAAATGTTCAGAAAGCTACTTGACGAAGCACAAGCAGGAGATAACATAGGAGCTCTATTAAGAGGAATCCAAAGAACAGAAATCGAAAGAGGTCAAGTACTATCAAAACCAGGATCAGTACATCCACACAAGAAGTTCGTAGGTCAAGTATACGTACTTAAGAAAGAAGAAGGCGGAAGACATACACCATTCTTCGATGGATACAGACCACAATTCTATTTCAGAACAACAGACGTTACAGGATCAATCAAACTACCAGATGGAATGGAAATGGTAATGCCTGGAGACCACATCGATATGAACGTTGAGTTAATAACTCAAGTAGCTATGGATGAAGGACTAAGATTCGCTATAAGAGAAGGCGGAAGAACAGTTGGTTCAGGAGTTGTTACTTCTATAATAGAATAA
- the fusA gene encoding elongation factor G gives MARQFPLEKFRNIGIMAHIDAGKTTTTERILFYTGKTHKIGEVHEGAATMDWMVQEQERGITITSAATTAQWKGYAVNIIDTPGHVDFTVEVERSLRVLDGAVTVLDAKSGVEPQTETVWRQADKYGVPRMVYVNKMDATGADFYHCVNTLRERLKANAVPIQIPIGQEAEFVGMVDLIKMVAILHKNDLGTEIEITEIPAELKDKAEEFRTALIEALADLDEEITMKYLEGEEVTEEEIHRAIRNATIANQMVPVICGSSYKNKGVQEMLDAVVEYMPSPLDIAAVTGTVPDSGEEVTRPADDNAPMAALAFKIATDPFVGRLAFTRVYSGIMVSGTYVLNSTKGKKERIGRLVRMHANHREDVEELRAGDLGAIVGLKETTTGDTLCAENSPVILEKMEFPDPVIDVAIEPKTKAGQEKMGIALAKLAEEDPTFRTHTDQETGQTIISGMGELHLEIIVDRLTREFKVECNVGKPQVAYKETIRKPIKAEGKFVRQSGGRGQYGHCWIEMMPTEGEYEFENAIVGGAIPKEYISPIDNGIQEASQSGILGGYPVINFKVKLVDGSYHDVDSSEMAFKIAGSMAFKNAMAKADPVLLEPMMKVEVTVPEEYMGDVMGDINSRRGRIEGMEARHGAQIIRSFVPLSEMFGYATTLRSRTQGRGVYSMTFDHYEEVPKSIQEQIVTSRKDA, from the coding sequence AAAATTGGAGAAGTTCATGAAGGCGCAGCAACTATGGACTGGATGGTTCAAGAACAAGAAAGAGGTATAACAATTACTTCTGCTGCTACAACTGCTCAATGGAAGGGTTATGCAGTAAATATCATTGACACACCTGGACACGTAGACTTCACAGTTGAAGTTGAAAGATCATTAAGAGTACTTGACGGTGCTGTTACAGTACTTGATGCTAAGAGTGGTGTTGAGCCTCAAACTGAAACTGTTTGGAGACAGGCAGACAAATATGGAGTACCAAGAATGGTATATGTAAACAAGATGGACGCTACAGGTGCTGACTTTTATCACTGTGTAAACACACTTAGAGAAAGATTAAAGGCTAATGCAGTTCCAATACAAATACCAATTGGTCAAGAAGCAGAATTTGTTGGTATGGTTGATTTAATTAAGATGGTAGCTATACTACATAAGAATGACCTTGGTACAGAAATAGAGATTACTGAAATCCCAGCTGAACTTAAAGATAAAGCTGAAGAATTCAGAACAGCATTAATTGAAGCACTTGCTGATTTAGATGAAGAAATAACAATGAAGTATCTTGAGGGTGAAGAAGTTACTGAAGAAGAAATTCACAGAGCTATTAGAAATGCTACTATAGCAAATCAAATGGTTCCAGTTATTTGTGGTTCTTCATACAAGAACAAAGGTGTTCAAGAAATGCTTGATGCAGTTGTTGAATACATGCCATCACCACTCGATATAGCAGCTGTTACAGGAACTGTTCCTGATAGCGGAGAAGAAGTTACTAGACCTGCAGATGACAATGCACCAATGGCGGCATTAGCATTTAAAATAGCTACTGACCCATTCGTTGGAAGACTTGCATTTACAAGAGTTTACTCAGGTATAATGGTAAGTGGTACTTATGTACTTAACTCCACAAAGGGCAAGAAGGAAAGAATAGGAAGGCTTGTTAGAATGCATGCTAACCACAGAGAAGACGTTGAAGAATTGCGTGCAGGAGATTTAGGAGCCATAGTTGGACTTAAAGAAACAACAACTGGAGATACTCTTTGTGCAGAAAATAGCCCAGTTATACTTGAAAAAATGGAATTCCCAGATCCAGTTATAGACGTAGCTATTGAGCCTAAGACTAAAGCTGGTCAAGAAAAGATGGGTATAGCACTTGCTAAACTTGCAGAAGAAGATCCAACTTTTAGAACTCACACTGATCAAGAAACTGGTCAAACAATTATTTCTGGTATGGGTGAGCTTCACCTTGAAATAATAGTTGACAGACTTACAAGAGAGTTTAAGGTTGAGTGTAATGTTGGTAAGCCACAAGTTGCTTACAAAGAAACAATTAGAAAGCCTATTAAAGCTGAAGGTAAATTTGTTAGACAGTCTGGTGGACGTGGACAATACGGTCACTGCTGGATAGAAATGATGCCAACAGAAGGTGAATATGAATTTGAAAATGCTATAGTTGGAGGAGCTATTCCAAAAGAATATATATCCCCAATCGACAATGGTATTCAAGAAGCTTCACAAAGTGGTATACTTGGTGGATATCCAGTTATTAACTTCAAAGTTAAACTAGTTGATGGTTCATACCATGATGTTGACTCATCAGAAATGGCCTTCAAGATAGCTGGTTCTATGGCATTCAAAAATGCAATGGCTAAAGCTGATCCAGTACTTCTAGAACCAATGATGAAGGTTGAAGTTACTGTACCAGAAGAATACATGGGAGACGTTATGGGTGACATAAACTCCAGAAGAGGAAGAATTGAAGGTATGGAAGCAAGACATGGTGCTCAAATCATCAGATCTTTTGTTCCACTTTCAGAAATGTTTGGATACGCTACTACTCTTAGATCAAGAACTCAAGGTAGAGGAGTTTACTCCATGACTTTTGATCACTATGAAGAAGTTCCAAAGAGTATCCAAGAACAAATAGTTACAAGCAGAAAAGATGCTTAA